In Rutidosis leptorrhynchoides isolate AG116_Rl617_1_P2 chromosome 2, CSIRO_AGI_Rlap_v1, whole genome shotgun sequence, one genomic interval encodes:
- the LOC139888346 gene encoding uncharacterized mitochondrial protein AtMg00810-like, with protein sequence MENSKPMATPMATNIKLTLEGEGDSSDSTKYRGMIGSLLYLTASQPDIMYSVCLCARFQENPKVSHVEAVKRIFRYLKGTMHLGLWYPKFTGVDIMCFTDSDHGGSLIDRKSTSGVCAFFGLCLTSWFSKKQTSVALSTTEAKYVAMGRACAQVLWMK encoded by the coding sequence ATGGAAAATTCAAAGCCTATGGCCACTCCTATGGCCACCAATATCAAGCTTACTCTTGAAGGAGAAGGAGATTCATCTGATAGCACCAAGTATAGAGGAATGATTGGATCTCTTCTATATTTAACGGCGAGCCAACCCGATATTATGTATAGCGTGTGCTTGTGCGCAAGATTCCAAGAGAATCCCAAAGTGTCTCACGTAGAAGCGGTCAAACGAATCTTTAGATACTTAAAAGGTACCATGCACCTTggtctatggtatccaaagttcaCCGGTGTTGACATTATGTGCTTTACGGATTCCGACCATGGAGGATCGTTGATTGATCGAAAGAGCACAAGTGGTGTATGTGCATTTTTCGGGCTTTGCTTAACATCATGGTTCTCCAAGAAGCAAACATCTGTTGCACTATCTACTACCGAAGCGAAATATGTTGCCATGGGAAGAGCATGTGCACAAGTGCTATGGATGAAATAA